In Halictus rubicundus isolate RS-2024b chromosome 5, iyHalRubi1_principal, whole genome shotgun sequence, one genomic interval encodes:
- the LOC143354243 gene encoding protein mono-ADP-ribosyltransferase PARP16-like isoform X3, translated as MDSKINTGSDVNILYTNQVDSVNQQEEIINKVSSLKFLLENDLKGADLKWSLFVAACNTYRYDTCLKPFPPMYIKNECKDIDALRKVIELVPPLTVILKALQEPEVYQKFGTNIELLYWVLIRLGDHYIKSINKDCYEAILRKVPSEISVAAPNLIFQVVKARQSTSEEKWKSIAQDCRTFYAYHGSRLENFHSIIHYGLQQSMCKKSVFGKGIYLSSELGVSLPYSPVGYGWGGSVLGSEMSCIALCELVNHVDVKSRDTEFIAENNAETMARDSLGGSVPNKYYLVTNSELVRVRYLLVYSQEVQTTRSINNRGLLAWFKHHKFLTFVLGYVVLLTSVGLTHNKQIEKYYKLFAQKVGLE; from the exons ATGGATAGTAAAATCAATACTGGATCGGATGTAAACATATTATACACAAACCAAGTAGATTCTGTAAACCAACAAGAAGAAATAATAAACAAGGTTTCATCcctaaaatttttattggaaaacgATCTTAAAGGGGCTGATTTAAAATGGTCCTTGTTTGTAGCAGCTTGTAACACGTATCGTTATGATACTTGTTTAAAACCGTTTCCACCGATGTACATTAAGAACGAATGCAAAGACATCGACGCTTTG AGGAAAGTTATAGAACTGGTTCCGCCGTTAACTGTGATACTGAAAGCATTGCAAGAACCAGAGGTATACCAAAAATTTGGCACCAATATAGAATTACTGTATTGGGTTTTAATTCGTTTAGGAGACCATTATATAAAAAGCATTAACAAAGATTGC TACGAAGCCATATTAAGAAAAGTACCATCGGAGATATCAGTAGCAGCACCAAATTTGATATTCCAAGTTGTAAAAGCAAGACAATCGACTTCAGAAGAAAAGTGGAAGTCAATTGCTCAAGACTGTAGAACCTTCTATGCTTATCATGGCAGTCGTTTAGAAAATTTCCATTCTATTATACATTATGGTCTGCAACAAAGTATGTGCAAG AAATCAGTGTTTGGAAAGGGAATATATTTGTCGAGTGAATTAGGTGTAAGTTTACCATATAGTCCAGTAGGATACGGATGGGGAGGCAGTGTTCTTGGAAGTGAAATGAGTTGTATCGCTTTGTGCGAACTTGTCAATCATGTTGATGTCAAAAGTAGAGATACAG AATTTATTGCAGAGAATAATGCTGAGACTATGGCCAGAGATTCTTTAGGAGGAAGTGttccaaataaatattatttagtaaCAAACAGCGAATTAGTACGTGTAAGATATCTTCTTGTGTACAGTCAAGAAGTCCAAACTACAAG ATCTATTAATAATAGAGGATTATTAGCATGGTTCAAGCAccataaatttttaacatttgtgCTTGGTTACGTGGTACTATTGACCTCGGTTGGATTGACCCATAATAAACAAATtgagaaatattataaattatttgcTCAAAAAGTTGGTTTGGAGTAA
- the LOC143354243 gene encoding protein mono-ADP-ribosyltransferase PARP16-like isoform X1 → MIRNLFFNLCIMMNNSHEQQYIHNGKEKERENHVNIMDSKINTGSDVNILYTNQVDSVNQQEEIINKVSSLKFLLENDLKGADLKWSLFVAACNTYRYDTCLKPFPPMYIKNECKDIDALRKVIELVPPLTVILKALQEPEVYQKFGTNIELLYWVLIRLGDHYIKSINKDCYEAILRKVPSEISVAAPNLIFQVVKARQSTSEEKWKSIAQDCRTFYAYHGSRLENFHSIIHYGLQQSMCKKSVFGKGIYLSSELGVSLPYSPVGYGWGGSVLGSEMSCIALCELVNHVDVKSRDTEFIAENNAETMARDSLGGSVPNKYYLVTNSELVRVRYLLVYSQEVQTTRSINNRGLLAWFKHHKFLTFVLGYVVLLTSVGLTHNKQIEKYYKLFAQKVGLE, encoded by the exons ATGATACGAAATCTATTTTTCAATCTCTGTATAATGATGAATAATTCGCATGAACAACAGTATATCCATAAtggaaaggaaaaggaaagggaaAACCATGTAAACATTATGGATAGTAAAATCAATACTGGATCGGATGTAAACATATTATACACAAACCAAGTAGATTCTGTAAACCAACAAGAAGAAATAATAAACAAGGTTTCATCcctaaaatttttattggaaaacgATCTTAAAGGGGCTGATTTAAAATGGTCCTTGTTTGTAGCAGCTTGTAACACGTATCGTTATGATACTTGTTTAAAACCGTTTCCACCGATGTACATTAAGAACGAATGCAAAGACATCGACGCTTTG AGGAAAGTTATAGAACTGGTTCCGCCGTTAACTGTGATACTGAAAGCATTGCAAGAACCAGAGGTATACCAAAAATTTGGCACCAATATAGAATTACTGTATTGGGTTTTAATTCGTTTAGGAGACCATTATATAAAAAGCATTAACAAAGATTGC TACGAAGCCATATTAAGAAAAGTACCATCGGAGATATCAGTAGCAGCACCAAATTTGATATTCCAAGTTGTAAAAGCAAGACAATCGACTTCAGAAGAAAAGTGGAAGTCAATTGCTCAAGACTGTAGAACCTTCTATGCTTATCATGGCAGTCGTTTAGAAAATTTCCATTCTATTATACATTATGGTCTGCAACAAAGTATGTGCAAG AAATCAGTGTTTGGAAAGGGAATATATTTGTCGAGTGAATTAGGTGTAAGTTTACCATATAGTCCAGTAGGATACGGATGGGGAGGCAGTGTTCTTGGAAGTGAAATGAGTTGTATCGCTTTGTGCGAACTTGTCAATCATGTTGATGTCAAAAGTAGAGATACAG AATTTATTGCAGAGAATAATGCTGAGACTATGGCCAGAGATTCTTTAGGAGGAAGTGttccaaataaatattatttagtaaCAAACAGCGAATTAGTACGTGTAAGATATCTTCTTGTGTACAGTCAAGAAGTCCAAACTACAAG ATCTATTAATAATAGAGGATTATTAGCATGGTTCAAGCAccataaatttttaacatttgtgCTTGGTTACGTGGTACTATTGACCTCGGTTGGATTGACCCATAATAAACAAATtgagaaatattataaattatttgcTCAAAAAGTTGGTTTGGAGTAA
- the LOC143354243 gene encoding protein mono-ADP-ribosyltransferase PARP16-like isoform X2, with protein MIRNLFFNLCIMMNNSHEQQYIHNGKEKERENHVNIMDSKINTGSDVNILYTNQVDSVNQQEEIINKVSSLKFLLENDLKGADLKWSLFVAACNTYRYDTCLKPFPPMYIKNECKDIDALRKVIELVPPLTVILKALQEPEVYQKFGTNIELLYWVLIRLGDHYIKSINKDCYEAILRKVPSEISVAAPNLIFQVVKARQSTSEEKWKSIAQDCRTFYAYHGSRLENFHSIIHYGLQQSMCKKSVFGKGIYLSSELGVSLPYSPVGYGWGGSVLGSEMSCIALCELVNHVDVKSRDTENNAETMARDSLGGSVPNKYYLVTNSELVRVRYLLVYSQEVQTTRSINNRGLLAWFKHHKFLTFVLGYVVLLTSVGLTHNKQIEKYYKLFAQKVGLE; from the exons ATGATACGAAATCTATTTTTCAATCTCTGTATAATGATGAATAATTCGCATGAACAACAGTATATCCATAAtggaaaggaaaaggaaagggaaAACCATGTAAACATTATGGATAGTAAAATCAATACTGGATCGGATGTAAACATATTATACACAAACCAAGTAGATTCTGTAAACCAACAAGAAGAAATAATAAACAAGGTTTCATCcctaaaatttttattggaaaacgATCTTAAAGGGGCTGATTTAAAATGGTCCTTGTTTGTAGCAGCTTGTAACACGTATCGTTATGATACTTGTTTAAAACCGTTTCCACCGATGTACATTAAGAACGAATGCAAAGACATCGACGCTTTG AGGAAAGTTATAGAACTGGTTCCGCCGTTAACTGTGATACTGAAAGCATTGCAAGAACCAGAGGTATACCAAAAATTTGGCACCAATATAGAATTACTGTATTGGGTTTTAATTCGTTTAGGAGACCATTATATAAAAAGCATTAACAAAGATTGC TACGAAGCCATATTAAGAAAAGTACCATCGGAGATATCAGTAGCAGCACCAAATTTGATATTCCAAGTTGTAAAAGCAAGACAATCGACTTCAGAAGAAAAGTGGAAGTCAATTGCTCAAGACTGTAGAACCTTCTATGCTTATCATGGCAGTCGTTTAGAAAATTTCCATTCTATTATACATTATGGTCTGCAACAAAGTATGTGCAAG AAATCAGTGTTTGGAAAGGGAATATATTTGTCGAGTGAATTAGGTGTAAGTTTACCATATAGTCCAGTAGGATACGGATGGGGAGGCAGTGTTCTTGGAAGTGAAATGAGTTGTATCGCTTTGTGCGAACTTGTCAATCATGTTGATGTCAAAAGTAGAGATACAG AGAATAATGCTGAGACTATGGCCAGAGATTCTTTAGGAGGAAGTGttccaaataaatattatttagtaaCAAACAGCGAATTAGTACGTGTAAGATATCTTCTTGTGTACAGTCAAGAAGTCCAAACTACAAG ATCTATTAATAATAGAGGATTATTAGCATGGTTCAAGCAccataaatttttaacatttgtgCTTGGTTACGTGGTACTATTGACCTCGGTTGGATTGACCCATAATAAACAAATtgagaaatattataaattatttgcTCAAAAAGTTGGTTTGGAGTAA
- the LOC143354243 gene encoding protein mono-ADP-ribosyltransferase PARP16-like isoform X6: MIRNLFFNLCIMMNNSHEQQYIHNGKEKERENHVNIMDSKINTGSDVNILYTNQVDSVNQQEEIINKVSSLKFLLENDLKGADLKWSLFVAACNTYRYDTCLKPFPPMYIKNECKDIDALRKVIELVPPLTVILKALQEPEVYQKFGTNIELLYWVLIRLGDHYIKSINKDCYEAILRKVPSEISVAAPNLIFQVVKARQSTSEEKWKSIAQDCRTFYAYHGSRLENFHSIIHYGLQQSMCKKSVFGKGIYLSSELGVSLPYSPVGYGWGGSVLGSEMSCIALCELVNHVDVKSRDTENNAETMARDSLGGSVPNKYYLVTNSELVRIY, translated from the exons ATGATACGAAATCTATTTTTCAATCTCTGTATAATGATGAATAATTCGCATGAACAACAGTATATCCATAAtggaaaggaaaaggaaagggaaAACCATGTAAACATTATGGATAGTAAAATCAATACTGGATCGGATGTAAACATATTATACACAAACCAAGTAGATTCTGTAAACCAACAAGAAGAAATAATAAACAAGGTTTCATCcctaaaatttttattggaaaacgATCTTAAAGGGGCTGATTTAAAATGGTCCTTGTTTGTAGCAGCTTGTAACACGTATCGTTATGATACTTGTTTAAAACCGTTTCCACCGATGTACATTAAGAACGAATGCAAAGACATCGACGCTTTG AGGAAAGTTATAGAACTGGTTCCGCCGTTAACTGTGATACTGAAAGCATTGCAAGAACCAGAGGTATACCAAAAATTTGGCACCAATATAGAATTACTGTATTGGGTTTTAATTCGTTTAGGAGACCATTATATAAAAAGCATTAACAAAGATTGC TACGAAGCCATATTAAGAAAAGTACCATCGGAGATATCAGTAGCAGCACCAAATTTGATATTCCAAGTTGTAAAAGCAAGACAATCGACTTCAGAAGAAAAGTGGAAGTCAATTGCTCAAGACTGTAGAACCTTCTATGCTTATCATGGCAGTCGTTTAGAAAATTTCCATTCTATTATACATTATGGTCTGCAACAAAGTATGTGCAAG AAATCAGTGTTTGGAAAGGGAATATATTTGTCGAGTGAATTAGGTGTAAGTTTACCATATAGTCCAGTAGGATACGGATGGGGAGGCAGTGTTCTTGGAAGTGAAATGAGTTGTATCGCTTTGTGCGAACTTGTCAATCATGTTGATGTCAAAAGTAGAGATACAG AGAATAATGCTGAGACTATGGCCAGAGATTCTTTAGGAGGAAGTGttccaaataaatattatttagtaaCAAACAGCGAATTAGTACGT ATCTATTAA
- the LOC143354243 gene encoding protein mono-ADP-ribosyltransferase PARP16-like isoform X5, translating to MIRNLFFNLCIMMNNSHEQQYIHNGKEKERENHVNIMDSKINTGSDVNILYTNQVDSVNQQEEIINKVSSLKFLLENDLKGADLKWSLFVAACNTYRYDTCLKPFPPMYIKNECKDIDALRKVIELVPPLTVILKALQEPEVYQKFGTNIELLYWVLIRLGDHYIKSINKDCYEAILRKVPSEISVAAPNLIFQVVKARQSTSEEKWKSIAQDCRTFYAYHGSRLENFHSIIHYGLQQSMCKKSVFGKGIYLSSELGVSLPYSPVGYGWGGSVLGSEMSCIALCELVNHVDVKSRDTEFIAENNAETMARDSLGGSVPNKYYLVTNSELVRIY from the exons ATGATACGAAATCTATTTTTCAATCTCTGTATAATGATGAATAATTCGCATGAACAACAGTATATCCATAAtggaaaggaaaaggaaagggaaAACCATGTAAACATTATGGATAGTAAAATCAATACTGGATCGGATGTAAACATATTATACACAAACCAAGTAGATTCTGTAAACCAACAAGAAGAAATAATAAACAAGGTTTCATCcctaaaatttttattggaaaacgATCTTAAAGGGGCTGATTTAAAATGGTCCTTGTTTGTAGCAGCTTGTAACACGTATCGTTATGATACTTGTTTAAAACCGTTTCCACCGATGTACATTAAGAACGAATGCAAAGACATCGACGCTTTG AGGAAAGTTATAGAACTGGTTCCGCCGTTAACTGTGATACTGAAAGCATTGCAAGAACCAGAGGTATACCAAAAATTTGGCACCAATATAGAATTACTGTATTGGGTTTTAATTCGTTTAGGAGACCATTATATAAAAAGCATTAACAAAGATTGC TACGAAGCCATATTAAGAAAAGTACCATCGGAGATATCAGTAGCAGCACCAAATTTGATATTCCAAGTTGTAAAAGCAAGACAATCGACTTCAGAAGAAAAGTGGAAGTCAATTGCTCAAGACTGTAGAACCTTCTATGCTTATCATGGCAGTCGTTTAGAAAATTTCCATTCTATTATACATTATGGTCTGCAACAAAGTATGTGCAAG AAATCAGTGTTTGGAAAGGGAATATATTTGTCGAGTGAATTAGGTGTAAGTTTACCATATAGTCCAGTAGGATACGGATGGGGAGGCAGTGTTCTTGGAAGTGAAATGAGTTGTATCGCTTTGTGCGAACTTGTCAATCATGTTGATGTCAAAAGTAGAGATACAG AATTTATTGCAGAGAATAATGCTGAGACTATGGCCAGAGATTCTTTAGGAGGAAGTGttccaaataaatattatttagtaaCAAACAGCGAATTAGTACGT ATCTATTAA
- the LOC143354243 gene encoding protein mono-ADP-ribosyltransferase PARP16-like isoform X4: MIRNLFFNLCIMMNNSHEQQYIHNGKEKERENHVNIMDSKINTGSDVNILYTNQVDSVNQQEEIINKVSSLKFLLENDLKGADLKWSLFVAACNTYRYDTCLKPFPPMYIKNECKDIDALRKVIELVPPLTVILKALQEPEVYQKFGTNIELLYWVLIRLGDHYIKSINKDCYEAILRKVPSEISVAAPNLIFQVVKARQSTSEEKWKSIAQDCRTFYAYHGSRLENFHSIIHYGLQQSMCKKSVFGKGIYLSSELGVSLPYSPVGYGWGGSVLGSEMSCIALCELVNHVDVKSRDTEFIAENNAETMARDSLGGSVPNKYYLVTNSELVRVRYLLVYSQEVQTTSNS, translated from the exons ATGATACGAAATCTATTTTTCAATCTCTGTATAATGATGAATAATTCGCATGAACAACAGTATATCCATAAtggaaaggaaaaggaaagggaaAACCATGTAAACATTATGGATAGTAAAATCAATACTGGATCGGATGTAAACATATTATACACAAACCAAGTAGATTCTGTAAACCAACAAGAAGAAATAATAAACAAGGTTTCATCcctaaaatttttattggaaaacgATCTTAAAGGGGCTGATTTAAAATGGTCCTTGTTTGTAGCAGCTTGTAACACGTATCGTTATGATACTTGTTTAAAACCGTTTCCACCGATGTACATTAAGAACGAATGCAAAGACATCGACGCTTTG AGGAAAGTTATAGAACTGGTTCCGCCGTTAACTGTGATACTGAAAGCATTGCAAGAACCAGAGGTATACCAAAAATTTGGCACCAATATAGAATTACTGTATTGGGTTTTAATTCGTTTAGGAGACCATTATATAAAAAGCATTAACAAAGATTGC TACGAAGCCATATTAAGAAAAGTACCATCGGAGATATCAGTAGCAGCACCAAATTTGATATTCCAAGTTGTAAAAGCAAGACAATCGACTTCAGAAGAAAAGTGGAAGTCAATTGCTCAAGACTGTAGAACCTTCTATGCTTATCATGGCAGTCGTTTAGAAAATTTCCATTCTATTATACATTATGGTCTGCAACAAAGTATGTGCAAG AAATCAGTGTTTGGAAAGGGAATATATTTGTCGAGTGAATTAGGTGTAAGTTTACCATATAGTCCAGTAGGATACGGATGGGGAGGCAGTGTTCTTGGAAGTGAAATGAGTTGTATCGCTTTGTGCGAACTTGTCAATCATGTTGATGTCAAAAGTAGAGATACAG AATTTATTGCAGAGAATAATGCTGAGACTATGGCCAGAGATTCTTTAGGAGGAAGTGttccaaataaatattatttagtaaCAAACAGCGAATTAGTACGTGTAAGATATCTTCTTGTGTACAGTCAAGAAGTCCAAACTACAAG TAATTCGTAA
- the LOC143354242 gene encoding G2/mitotic-specific cyclin-B-like: MALKNRTANTNILNQENVKNIKSTHIPVPGKTRRAALGEIGNKVNTVRGVEPIDRTSLLQIDKKKAIVEKKQVLKPAEKVLEKPPVQIVIPVVKNVVPQENKIAQVPLKNEVESFSSDLLAVEDIDKEDHESPALVSIYSNDIYEYLRTLESKYHVKKGYLTGQEVTPKMRSVLVDWLIEVHQQFRLLQETLYLTVAIIDRFLQAFHSIDKKNLQLVGVTAMFIASKYEEMYSPDISDFVYITDNAYSKEEILQMEMLIVKTLDYSLGRPLPLHFLRRYSKAGKALAVHHTMAKYFLEQCLVHYEMCHYSPSLLAAAAIYLAFLIIDNNDKDKVVWTNTLARYSTYTKDDVLPVVRQTASIIINADKSKYQAVRKKYAQLKYKRISVRPELRSQIMIAMAAVNEEAA, encoded by the exons ATGGCCTTAAAAAATCGGACCGCAAATACG aatattttgaaccaggaaaatgtaaaaaatattaaatccaCGCATATTCCTGTGCCAGGAAAGACAAGGAGAGCTGCATTaggtgaaattggaaataaaGTAAACACGGTCAGAGGTGTTGAACCTATCGACAGGACCAGTTTATTGCAAATAGATAAGAAAAAAGCAATAGTTGAAAAAAAACAGGTTTTAAAACCAGCAGAAAAAGTGTTGGAAAAGCCTCCTGTACAAATTGTGATACCCGTAGTAAAAAATGTTGTGccacaagaaaataaaatagctcAAGTTCCTCTAAAAAATGAGGTAGAATCGTTTTCCTCCGACCTTTTGGCAGTTGAAGACATTGACAAGGAGGATCATGAAAGTCCTGCTCTAGTCTCTATCTATAGCAATGACATATACGAGTATCTAAGAACCCTAGAGAGTAAATATCATGTGAAAAAAGGATATTTGACGGGCCAAGAAGTGACACCAAAAATGAGGAGTGTACTCGTAGATTGGCTTATCGAAGTTCACCAACAATTTCGTTTATTGCAAGAAACACTGTATCTTACAGTGGCTATTATCGATAGATTTTTACAG GCCTTCCATTCTATAGACAAGAAAAATCTGCAGTTGGTCGGGGTAACAGCTATGTTTATTGCTAGCAAATACGAGGAAATGTATTCTCCGGATATAAGTGATTTTGTCTATATCACGGATAATGCATATTCCAAGGAAGAAATATTGCAAATGGAAATGCTTATTGTGAAAACTCTAGATTACTCGTTAGGCAGGCCACTGCCATTGCATTTTCTTAGGAGGTACAGCAAAGCTGGAAAG GCTCTCGCTGTACATCATACTATGGCCAAATATTTTTTGGAGCAGTGTCTAGTGCATTACGAAATGTGTCACTACTCCCCCAGCCTTCTTGCAGCTGCTGCAATATACTTAGCATTCCT CATTATTGATAACAATGACAAGGACAAAGTTGTTTGGACCAATACTTTAGCACGCTATAGTACCTACACTAAAGATGACGTGCTGCCTGTGGTACGGCAAACGGCTAGTATTATAATTAACGCGGATAAAAGCAAATATCAAGCTGTTAGGAAGAAGTACGCTCAGTTGAAATATAAGAGGATCAGTGTTCGGCCTGAACTTCGATCACAGATTATGATCGCTATGGCTGCAGTGAACGAAGAAGCagcataa
- the LOC143354245 gene encoding vacuolar protein sorting-associated protein 26C, with product MSISVDIKLKRASKIYHEGEIVAGVILLKTNSDVKHDGIFLSMDGSVNLQLSSKNFGIFEAFYNSVKPIQLVQYTLDASPSGKIPNGKTEIPFELPLKPRGTKSLYETYHGVFVNIQYLIRCDIKRSFLAKDVSKTLEFIVEDKVPSKIEKEPSKPVAFKIMPESLQNTRDRTNVPRFCISGKLDTLYCKISEPLTGEVVIEHCEAVIKSIELQLVRVETCGCAEGYSRDATEIQNIQIGEGNPCTNLPIPIYMIFPRLFTCPTLSTSNFKVEFEVNLIVVFEDDYLVTENFPIILSRY from the exons ATGTCCATTAGTGTCGATATTAAATTGAAACGagctagtaaaatatatcatGAAGGA GAGATCGTCGCTGgtgtaatattattaaaaacgaATTCGGATGTGAAGCACGATGGAATATTCTTGAGCATGGACGGCTCGGTTAATTTACAGCTTAGTTCCAAGAATTTTGGTATATTCGAAGCTTTTTATAATTCCGTGAAG CCCATACAGCTAGTGCAATACACTTTAGATGCTTCTCCGAGTGGCAAAATACCTAATGGTAAAACAGAGATACCGTTTGAATTGCCATTGAAACCCAGAGGAACTAAATCCTTGTACGAAACCTATCATggtgtttttgtaaatatacaaTATCTAATACGTTGCGATATAAAAAGAAGTTTCTTAGCAAAGGATGTAAGCAAGACGCTGGAGTTCATAGTGGAAGACAAAGTGCCTTCTAAGATAGAAAAGGAACCGAGTAAACCAGTGGCTTTCAAAATCATGCCAGAATCGTTACAAAATACAAGAGACAGAACTAATGTACCTAGATTTTGTATTTCAGGAAAATTGGATACATTGTATTGCAAGATCTCTGAACCCTTAACAGGAGAG GTAGTTATCGAACATTGTGAAGCTGTGATAAAATCGATTGAACTACAGTTGGTGAGAGTGGAAACGTGTGGTTGCGCGGAAGGATACTCTAGAGATG CTACAGAAATACAAAATATACAGATTGGGGAAGGAAATCCATGTACAAATTTGCCTATACCAATATATATGATATTTCCCAGATTATTTACATGCCCTACATTAAGTACAAGCAATTTTAAAGTTG AATTTGAAGTGAACCTCATTGTAGTATTCGAAGATGACTACTTAGTTACTGAAaactttcctattatattatcgaGGTACTAA
- the LOC143354244 gene encoding protein mono-ADP-ribosyltransferase PARP16-like, producing the protein MDNSHKQQNEKAKEKEKENRVNVNDNKIDTESDVNILYTSQVDSTNSQEDITKKVSSLKFMLEKDFTAADLKWSLFVAACNTYRYDTCLKPFPPMYIKNECKDIDALRKAIELIPPLTVILKALQEPDVYQRFGTTIELLYWVLIRLRDPYIKSINKDCYEAILRKVPSEISVAAPNLIFQVANARQSTSEEKWKSIAQGCRTFYAYHGSRLENFHSIIHYGLQQSMCKKPLFGKRMYLSNELAVSLPYSPVGYGWGGSILGNEMSCIALCELVDHVDIKNKDSENNAEIMAKDSSGGTASNKYYLVTNSEFVRVRYLLVYSQEIQTTRSTNNRGLLAWFKQHKLLTLVLGYVVLLASVGLTHNKQIEKYYKLFAQKVGIE; encoded by the exons ATGGATAATTCGCACAAGCAACAGAATGAGAAAGCAAAGGAAAAGGAGAAGGAAAATCGTGTGAACGTTAATGATAACAAAATTGATACTGAATCCGATGTCAACATATTGTATACGAGCCAAGTAGATTCCACGAACTCGCAAGAAGATATAACAAAGAAGGTTTCGTCGTTAAAATTTATGTTGGAAAAGGATTTTACAGCAGCCGATTTAAAATGGTCATTGTTTGTAGCGGCGTGCAACACGTATCGCTACGATACTTGTTTAAAACCGTTTCCACCGATGTACATTAAGAACGAATGCAAAGACATCGACGCTTTG AGGAAAGCTATAGAACTGATTCCGCCGTTAACTGTGATACTGAAAGCATTGCAAGAACCAGATGTATACCAAAGATTTGGCACAACTATAGAATTATTGTATTGGGTTTTAATTCGTTTAAGAGACCCTTATATAAAAAGCATTAACAAAGATTGT TACGAAGCCATATTGAGGAAAGTGCCATCGGAGATATCGGTAGCAGCACCAAATTTGATATTCCAAGTTGCAAATGCAAGACAATCGACTTCAGAAGAAAAGTGGAAGTCAATTGCTCAAGGCTGTAGAACCTTCTATGCTTACCATGGCAGTCGATTAGAGAATTTCCATTCTATTATACATTATGGTCTGCAACAAAGTATGTGCAAG AAACCATTGTTTGGTAAAAGAATGTATCTATCGAACGAGTTAGCTGTAAGTTTACCATATAGTCCAGTAGGATATGGATGGGGAGGCAGTATTCTTGGAAATGAAATGAGTTGTATCGCTTTGTGTGAACTTGTCGATCACGTTGATATCAAAAATAAAGATTCTG AAAATAATGCTGAGATCATGGCCAAAGATTCTTCTGGAGGCACAGCATCgaacaaatattatttagtaACAAACAGTGAATTTGTACGAGTAAGATATCTTCTCGTTTACAGTCAAGAAATACAAACCACAAG ATCTACTAATAATAGAGGATTATTAGCATGGTTCAAGCAACATAAACTATTAACACTGGTGCTTGGTTACGTGGTGCTACTGGCGTCAGTTGGTTTAACTCATAATAAACAAATtgagaaatattataaattatttgcTCAAAAAGTTGgtatcgaataa